One genomic segment of Stigmatella erecta includes these proteins:
- a CDS encoding ArsR/SmtB family transcription factor, giving the protein MVRFMAPPAQQLTRVFQALADPTRRAVLERLSTGPAAMSELAQPFQMALPSFAQHLNVLEDCGLVRSRKRGRVRTFQLAPQPLEAAQDWLAQQRAVWERRLDQLDQYLDEPWENEP; this is encoded by the coding sequence ATGGTCCGTTTCATGGCGCCCCCAGCCCAGCAACTCACGCGCGTGTTCCAGGCCCTGGCCGACCCCACGCGGCGCGCGGTGCTCGAACGTTTGAGCACGGGTCCCGCCGCCATGAGCGAGCTGGCCCAGCCCTTCCAGATGGCATTGCCGTCGTTCGCCCAGCACCTGAACGTGCTGGAGGACTGTGGCCTGGTGCGCTCGCGCAAGCGTGGGCGGGTGCGCACCTTCCAGCTCGCCCCCCAGCCGCTGGAAGCCGCACAGGATTGGCTGGCCCAGCAGCGCGCGGTCTGGGAGCGCCGTCTCGATCAGCTGGATCAATACCTCGATGAACCCTGGGAGAACGAACCATGA